In the Chlorobium limicola DSM 245 genome, one interval contains:
- a CDS encoding MBL fold metallo-hydrolase has protein sequence MMQIGDYRLYSLDVQDFALDGGAMFGVVPKVMWEKHTPSDVFNRVMLKARVLLISGKGRHILVDTGMGTAWSEKLRSIYLLSDFRLDSELQAHGLAPEDITDIIYTHLHFDHVGGSFKPSDDGLQPHFPSARHYVQKENYLSATRPNQKEKVSYSSMFIGAFGQLSGLELIDGPMELFPGIEVFVSNGHTRGQQLVRISDGGRTLVHGSDLVPSSAHLPLPWVMGFDIEPLTVIDEKTALLNSMIEGGEMLYFGHDPFHEAALLKLDEKGAIVVDRFVTL, from the coding sequence ATGATGCAGATAGGCGATTACCGTTTATATTCTCTCGACGTACAGGATTTTGCGCTCGACGGCGGGGCAATGTTCGGCGTTGTGCCGAAGGTCATGTGGGAAAAGCACACCCCGTCCGACGTGTTCAATCGCGTTATGCTCAAGGCAAGAGTACTCCTGATTTCCGGAAAAGGCAGGCATATCCTTGTCGATACCGGTATGGGCACGGCATGGAGCGAGAAGCTTCGTTCCATCTATCTTCTTTCGGACTTCAGGCTCGACTCCGAACTGCAGGCTCATGGTCTCGCGCCGGAGGATATAACCGACATCATTTACACTCATCTGCATTTCGATCATGTCGGGGGTTCCTTCAAGCCCTCGGATGACGGGCTTCAACCGCATTTTCCCTCGGCACGCCATTACGTCCAGAAAGAGAATTATCTTTCCGCGACAAGGCCCAACCAGAAAGAGAAGGTCAGCTATTCGTCCATGTTCATCGGGGCGTTCGGGCAGCTTTCGGGCCTCGAGCTGATAGACGGCCCGATGGAACTGTTTCCCGGTATAGAAGTTTTCGTCAGCAACGGCCACACAAGGGGGCAGCAGCTTGTGCGTATAAGCGACGGAGGGCGGACACTGGTGCACGGCAGCGATCTCGTGCCCTCATCGGCGCATCTTCCCCTTCCGTGGGTGATGGGATTCGATATAGAGCCGCTCACGGTTATCGACGAGAAAACCGCTTTGCTCAACAGCATGATCGAGGGTGGAGAAATGCTCTATTTCGGCCACGACCCTTTCCATGAAGCGGCGCTGCTCAAACTCGACGAAAAGGGAGCTATCGTTGTCGACCGCTTTGTCACCCTTTAA
- a CDS encoding HhH-GPD family protein, with protein sequence MNTVLPHQEPIEVFRRKIFAFYGDSRRSFPWRETRDRYAVMVSEIMLQQTQADRVVPKFTAWMGRFPDVAALASAPLRDVLALWSGLGYNSRGQRLQSCARMVTERFGGVVPAAPAELKTLPGIGDYTCRSIPVFADNLDVAAVDTNIRRIIIHEFALPEETSKRSIQIAAEQLLPPGRSRDWHNALMDYGSLCLTSRITGIRPLTKQSKFRGSKRWYRGMIMKELVASDQVFLEELDARYGDCSWNIREIVGDLVLEGLVEEGDGENGKGRVLRIRG encoded by the coding sequence TTGAATACGGTTCTCCCTCACCAGGAGCCCATCGAGGTTTTCCGGCGTAAGATTTTCGCTTTTTACGGAGACAGCCGCCGAAGCTTTCCCTGGAGGGAGACCCGCGACCGGTATGCCGTCATGGTCAGCGAAATCATGCTCCAGCAGACGCAGGCCGATCGGGTAGTGCCGAAATTCACCGCATGGATGGGTCGCTTTCCCGATGTCGCCGCCCTCGCCTCCGCACCGCTGAGGGATGTGCTTGCGCTCTGGAGCGGTCTTGGCTACAACTCCCGCGGCCAGCGGCTGCAGAGCTGCGCAAGAATGGTGACAGAGCGTTTCGGGGGCGTGGTGCCGGCCGCTCCGGCTGAACTGAAAACCCTTCCGGGTATAGGCGACTATACCTGCCGCTCCATTCCGGTCTTCGCCGACAACCTCGATGTCGCTGCAGTCGATACCAATATCCGGCGCATCATCATCCACGAATTCGCCCTGCCGGAAGAGACTTCGAAGCGGAGTATCCAGATTGCTGCCGAACAGCTCCTTCCGCCGGGCCGCAGTCGAGACTGGCACAATGCGCTGATGGATTACGGATCGCTCTGCCTCACAAGCCGCATCACCGGTATACGCCCTCTCACGAAACAGTCGAAATTCCGGGGTTCGAAACGCTGGTATCGCGGCATGATTATGAAGGAACTCGTAGCATCTGATCAGGTTTTTCTTGAAGAGCTCGATGCAAGATACGGCGACTGCTCCTGGAACATCCGGGAGATCGTCGGCGATCTTGTTCTCGAAGGGCTTGTGGAGGAAGGTGACGGCGAGAACGGAAAGGGGCGGGTGCTGCGGATCAGGGGGTGA
- the rplS gene encoding 50S ribosomal protein L19, with translation MDQLIQLVEATQSRTDFPVINPGDTVRIQLKVIEGEKERLQAYEGVVISDRGAGASKTITVRKISHGVGVERIIPVNSPNVESVTVLKHGKARRAKLFYLRKRTGKAALKVKERKFPVKA, from the coding sequence ATGGATCAGTTAATTCAGTTAGTTGAAGCCACACAGAGCAGAACCGATTTTCCGGTGATCAATCCCGGTGATACCGTAAGGATCCAGCTGAAGGTTATCGAAGGCGAAAAAGAGAGACTGCAGGCTTATGAAGGTGTCGTTATCAGCGACAGAGGCGCTGGCGCATCAAAAACCATCACCGTTCGCAAGATTTCTCATGGCGTCGGTGTTGAAAGAATCATTCCTGTCAACTCTCCGAACGTCGAGAGCGTTACCGTTCTGAAGCACGGCAAGGCAAGAAGGGCAAAACTCTTCTATCTTCGCAAGCGTACCGGTAAAGCCGCTCTCAAGGTCAAAGAGCGCAAGTTCCCTGTCAAAGCCTGA
- the trmD gene encoding tRNA (guanosine(37)-N1)-methyltransferase TrmD has product MMEPLRIDVISVIPGFFDSPLQNGLLAIARKKQYAEIHVHNLHDYGLGRYKQVDDTPFGGGAGMVIRPEPVFACVEKLLAEREYDWVIFPTPDGKPFDQPLANRLSRTKNLMLLCGHYKAVDDRIRQMLVTMEVSIGDVVVSGGEIPSLVIMDAIVRLIPGVIGDGESALTDSFQTGMLDSAYYTRPAEFRGMKVPDVLLSGHHRNIEKWRYENALQRTLQRRPDLLDKKIFNE; this is encoded by the coding sequence ATGATGGAACCATTACGGATTGATGTGATTTCCGTCATTCCCGGCTTTTTCGACTCGCCGTTGCAAAACGGCCTGCTCGCAATCGCCAGGAAAAAACAGTATGCGGAAATCCATGTTCACAATCTGCATGATTACGGTCTCGGGCGGTACAAGCAGGTTGACGATACCCCTTTCGGCGGGGGGGCCGGTATGGTGATACGTCCGGAACCGGTTTTTGCCTGTGTTGAAAAGCTTCTTGCGGAAAGAGAGTATGATTGGGTTATCTTTCCGACTCCGGATGGGAAACCATTCGACCAGCCGCTTGCGAACCGGCTTTCACGCACAAAAAACCTTATGCTTCTTTGTGGTCACTACAAGGCGGTGGACGACCGGATAAGGCAGATGCTGGTTACCATGGAAGTTTCGATAGGGGATGTTGTCGTTTCAGGAGGAGAGATACCCTCGCTTGTGATCATGGATGCTATAGTCAGGTTGATCCCCGGTGTCATCGGTGACGGAGAGTCGGCTCTGACTGACTCCTTTCAGACCGGAATGCTCGATTCAGCCTACTATACGAGGCCGGCCGAATTCAGGGGAATGAAGGTTCCGGATGTACTTCTGTCGGGACATCACCGGAATATAGAAAAATGGCGTTATGAGAACGCCCTGCAGCGTACGCTTCAACGGAGGCCGGACCTGCTTGATAAAAAGATTTTTAATGAGTAG
- a CDS encoding AMP-dependent synthetase/ligase, whose product MGLINADFHTLPELFSSVFSHYRGKKEKFPIARKINGVYEPIPYDSLEQDVQYFGAFLRENGISPKDRVAILSENRPGWYLADMAILNIGAIDVPLYPSLPPNQIEYILRNCSAKGIVVSNMLQLGKILSIWQNLPDLNLVIVMNRLEEPIEDVIDLNRVKEAGSKILDSKPWILDGIKVEPDDTATIIYTSGTTGLPKGVMLTHGNLCENVKSCSSVIRLDETDCSLSFLPLSHAYERTGGYYLLFACGAAIYLAESIETISLNIAEAKPTIIFTVPRLFDRMKANMLKQISSESAIKQKIFNWAVKTGEQYHRQVNEKNRASITLSIQHNLADKLVYHKIRKKFGGRLRYFVSGGAALPQKIGEFFQALGINILEGFGLTETSPVTNVNRPDKIKFGTVGPAVKNVQVKIAEDGEILLKGPNIMKGYWQDETATKEVIRDGWFYSGDIGEIDRDGYLKITDRKKHIIVTSGGKNIAPQPIENLIIESAFVDQVIVIGEKRPFLIAVIVPDFVKLNEYAAQNSISAKTNKELIENKAIQQIYEKLMRNISRQLATHEKVRKFLLIEEAFSIEKGNMTPTMKLKRKTITEKYAQEIDKVYNALNMVYNTE is encoded by the coding sequence ATGGGACTCATCAACGCTGATTTTCATACGTTACCTGAACTGTTCTCTTCCGTTTTCAGTCACTATCGAGGCAAAAAAGAGAAGTTTCCCATTGCCAGGAAGATCAATGGGGTCTATGAACCCATACCATATGATTCTCTGGAACAGGATGTTCAATATTTTGGAGCATTTCTCAGGGAAAACGGCATAAGCCCAAAAGACCGGGTAGCCATTCTCTCGGAAAACCGGCCGGGGTGGTACCTTGCCGATATGGCCATCCTCAATATCGGCGCGATCGACGTACCGCTTTACCCCTCTCTTCCGCCTAACCAGATCGAATACATTCTGCGCAACTGCAGCGCGAAAGGCATTGTTGTCTCGAACATGCTCCAGCTCGGCAAAATCCTCTCCATATGGCAGAACCTCCCCGACCTGAATCTGGTCATCGTCATGAACCGTCTCGAAGAGCCCATTGAGGATGTGATCGACCTGAATCGCGTAAAAGAGGCCGGCAGTAAAATTCTTGACAGCAAGCCCTGGATTCTTGACGGCATCAAGGTGGAACCGGACGACACCGCAACGATTATCTATACTTCCGGCACTACCGGTCTTCCGAAAGGAGTCATGCTTACGCATGGCAACCTCTGCGAAAACGTCAAATCCTGCTCCTCGGTTATCCGGCTCGACGAAACAGACTGCAGCCTCTCTTTTCTCCCGCTCTCCCACGCATATGAGCGTACAGGCGGGTACTATCTCCTGTTCGCCTGCGGTGCCGCCATCTATCTGGCCGAAAGTATCGAAACCATATCGCTCAATATTGCCGAAGCAAAACCAACCATCATCTTTACGGTCCCTCGCCTGTTCGACAGAATGAAGGCAAACATGCTCAAACAGATTTCCAGCGAAAGCGCAATCAAACAGAAAATTTTCAACTGGGCCGTTAAAACCGGTGAACAGTACCATCGCCAGGTGAACGAGAAAAACCGTGCATCGATAACACTTTCCATACAGCACAATCTGGCCGACAAGCTCGTGTACCACAAGATCCGCAAAAAATTCGGCGGCCGCCTGCGCTACTTCGTATCAGGCGGCGCTGCCCTGCCGCAGAAAATCGGAGAGTTTTTTCAGGCTCTCGGCATCAACATTCTCGAAGGGTTCGGTCTGACGGAAACCTCGCCGGTAACGAACGTCAACCGCCCTGATAAAATAAAGTTCGGCACTGTAGGACCGGCAGTGAAAAATGTTCAGGTAAAAATAGCCGAAGACGGAGAAATCCTGCTCAAAGGCCCGAACATTATGAAAGGATACTGGCAGGACGAAACCGCAACAAAAGAAGTCATCAGGGACGGATGGTTTTACAGCGGCGATATCGGTGAAATCGATCGCGACGGCTACCTGAAAATCACCGACCGGAAAAAACATATCATCGTCACCTCGGGGGGGAAAAACATCGCCCCTCAGCCGATCGAAAACCTGATCATTGAAAGCGCTTTTGTCGATCAGGTCATCGTAATCGGAGAAAAACGCCCATTCCTTATTGCCGTCATCGTACCCGATTTCGTCAAGCTCAACGAGTATGCAGCGCAGAACTCGATTTCGGCTAAAACCAACAAAGAGCTGATCGAGAACAAGGCCATACAGCAGATTTACGAAAAACTCATGCGCAACATCTCCCGACAGCTCGCCACACACGAAAAAGTGCGCAAATTCCTGCTGATCGAAGAGGCATTCAGCATCGAAAAGGGCAACATGACCCCTACCATGAAACTGAAACGCAAGACCATAACGGAGAAATACGCGCAGGAGATCGACAAGGTTTACAACGCCCTGAACATGGTTTACAACACCGAGTAG